One Syngnathus acus chromosome 13, fSynAcu1.2, whole genome shotgun sequence genomic window carries:
- the ptx3a gene encoding pentraxin-related protein PTX3: protein MLYWKLPLAMGAWSICVCLTLNYEDDIEVNYADTYYNEITEDETPEPTPSATPCSSPDLTKWDKIFSMLENSQMRENMLLQYADDIVKVEMGSLRGEILRFVAQYGGSCGVAVETAGKRLALQLEGRLRESLERLKFGDYITTADGNSVGNSNHLEAMLQQLLSATRSQASRLGKLETSCFSHRRGAKETSQLSQGGRVGHREQEVTTQEVALEAALAMLQQTRMEIQEVLSSSRRRHLPAGNEMAILFPMRSRRIYTSVIPDVPLSLSSFTVCLWVKPVTVSNKTVLFSYGNRRNPYEIQLLLSHTSALFTIGGETHLVEARGVVKANGTTEWLHLCGSWSSEQGLATLWAGGEKVASTSGVAEGHILPDGGSLQLGQERNGCCPLTPSSSGNGVPGFEAGFDPKLAFAGKMTGVNMWDKVLPEEKISQMALKEGQGWEERGNIVAWGVTEMVAHGGALFIN from the exons ATGTTGTACTGGAAGCTCCCCCTGGCAATGGGTGCGTGGTCGATATGTGTATGTCTGACTCTGAACTATGAGGACGATATCGAAGTCAACTATGCCGACACCTACTACAACGAAATCACAGAAGATGAGACGCCAGAAC CCACACCGAGTGCAACTCCCTGTAGTTCTCCAGACCTCACAAAGTGGGACAAAATTTTCTCAATGCTGGAGAATAGCCAGATGCGGGAGAACATGCTTCTGCAGTATGCCGATGACATTGTCAAAGTGGAGATGGGGTCTCTACGTGGGGAAATCCTCAG ATTTGTGGCCCAGTATGGTGGTTCATGTGGGGTTGCAGTGGAGACAGCGGGAAAGAGGTTGGCCTTGCAGTTGGAAGGCCGACTAAGAGAATCCCTTGAACGATTAAAATTTGGAGATTACATTACCACCGCTGATGGAAATTCTGTTGGGAATTCAAACCACCTGGAGGCAATGCTGCAACAGCTTCTCTCTGCCACACGGAGCCAGGCAAGCCGACTTGGTAAGCTAGAAACCAGCTGCTTCAGCCACCGAAGAGGTGCGAAAGAAACATCGCAACTTTCGCAGGGTGGAAGAGTTGGCCACAGAGAGCAGGAAGTTACAACACAGGAAGTAGCTTTGGAGGCAGCCTTGGCTATGCTGCAGCAGACGAGAATGGAGATCCAGGAGGTACTAAGTTCATCACGGCGCAGACACCTGCCTGCAG gtAATGAGATGGCCATCCTCTTCCCCATGCGTTCACGTCGCATCTACACTTCAGTTATACCCGATGTCCCTCTGTCACTGTCCTCTTTCACTGTCTGCCTGTGGGTGAAGCCAGTCACAGTCTCCAACAAGACTGTTCTGTTCTCTTATGGCAACCGTCGCAACCCATATGAGATCCAACTCTTGCTCAGCCACACATCAGCTCTATTCACCATTGGAGGAGAGACTCATCTGGTGGAGGCACGAGGTGTCGTCAAGGCAAATGGTACTACAGAATGGCTTCACCTATGCGGGTCTTGGTCCTCTGAGCAGGGCCTGGCAACCTTGTGGGCAGGTGGGGAAAAAGTTGCTTCCACATCGGGAGTGGCAGAAGGACACATCCTGCCAGATGGAGGTTCACTCCAGTTGGGACAGGAAAGGAATGGTTGCTGCCCTCTGACCCCAAGCAGCAGTGGGAACGGGGTGCCAGGCTTTGAGGCAGGGTTTGATCCCAAGCTGGCatttgcaggcaaaatgacggGAGTGAACATGTGGGACAAAGTGCTGCCAGAGGAGAAGATTTCCCAGATGGCTTTGAAAGAGGGCCAGGGTTGGGAGGAAAGAGGGAACATAGTGGCATGGGGTGTGACAGAAATGGTGGCACATGGAGGCGCTCTATTTATCAACTAA